One window from the genome of Archaeoglobus neptunius encodes:
- a CDS encoding AMP-binding protein codes for MGFVWHPPKDLVEASNVKRFMDEEGFSDYREMVKRSTEDIEWWWSKAVEWLNIEWFEPYEKVYDMSKGVEWTNWFVNGRTNVAYNTLDKHRGKRNKLAFIWQGEDGEVRKYTYLELYREVNRLANAFKSFGVKKGDVVAMYLPMFPETVVTLLAAMKIGAVSMPIFSGYSSSAIATRLIDSEAKVVVTADASYRRGKPVPLKPELDKALENTGVEKVVVVNRAGTDVEMKEGRDVYWDEVKESSRCETVPMESNDPALLLYTSGTTGKPKGVVLSHIGVLLQSSKEIFFNMDLKPDDVFLWITDIGWMMGPWQIIGCQNLGGTHVLFEGAPDYPQNDRIWAMIEEFEITQLGGSATVYRLLKRYGNEIVEQHDLSSLKATGNTGEPIDHDTWMWLLREVGKERCPIINLSGGTEIFGCFLLPSPAMPLKPTTLGYPGLGMDIDVFNDEGRPVRQQIGYLVCKKPAPSMTRGFWKDPERYLKTYWSRWKGVWYHGDWAYIDEDGFWFLFGRADDVIKVAGKRMGPAEIETIVNSHPAVQESACVGVPHELKGEVVWIFVTLKPGYKPGEELEKELTEMIIKEFGKPFKPERVVFAPDLPRTRSGKIMRRLIKAVVAGKELGDTSALENPDSLERIKEVLDKEG; via the coding sequence ATGGGTTTTGTATGGCATCCGCCAAAAGATCTGGTTGAAGCGTCGAACGTTAAGCGGTTCATGGATGAGGAGGGATTTTCAGACTACAGGGAGATGGTGAAGAGGTCAACGGAGGACATTGAGTGGTGGTGGAGTAAAGCGGTAGAGTGGCTGAACATCGAGTGGTTTGAGCCGTATGAGAAGGTATACGATATGTCAAAAGGTGTAGAGTGGACAAACTGGTTCGTCAACGGAAGAACAAACGTCGCATACAACACTCTTGACAAGCACAGGGGAAAGAGGAACAAACTGGCATTTATCTGGCAGGGAGAAGATGGGGAGGTAAGGAAATACACGTATCTTGAGCTCTACAGAGAGGTAAACAGGCTGGCCAACGCCTTCAAGTCATTTGGAGTGAAAAAGGGTGACGTGGTCGCAATGTATCTTCCGATGTTCCCGGAGACTGTTGTAACACTCCTTGCAGCGATGAAGATTGGTGCTGTGTCAATGCCAATATTTTCGGGCTACAGCAGTTCCGCAATAGCCACGAGACTGATCGACTCGGAAGCGAAGGTCGTTGTTACGGCAGATGCAAGCTACAGAAGAGGGAAACCGGTACCGCTCAAGCCCGAACTCGACAAAGCTCTGGAGAACACAGGAGTTGAGAAAGTTGTGGTCGTTAACAGAGCCGGAACCGATGTAGAAATGAAGGAAGGGAGGGATGTCTACTGGGACGAGGTTAAAGAAAGCAGCAGGTGTGAAACGGTTCCAATGGAATCCAACGATCCAGCATTGCTGCTCTACACCTCAGGAACCACTGGCAAACCCAAGGGAGTTGTGCTGTCCCATATTGGCGTCCTTCTGCAGAGCAGCAAGGAGATATTTTTCAACATGGATCTGAAGCCGGATGACGTTTTCCTCTGGATAACGGATATAGGCTGGATGATGGGGCCGTGGCAGATAATCGGCTGCCAGAATTTGGGTGGAACGCACGTGCTGTTTGAAGGCGCCCCTGATTATCCCCAGAATGACAGAATATGGGCCATGATAGAGGAGTTCGAAATCACTCAGCTTGGAGGATCTGCAACGGTTTACAGACTGCTCAAAAGGTACGGGAACGAAATAGTCGAGCAGCATGATCTGAGCAGCTTAAAGGCGACAGGAAACACCGGAGAGCCGATAGACCACGATACCTGGATGTGGCTGCTCAGAGAGGTTGGTAAGGAAAGGTGTCCGATTATAAACCTCTCGGGAGGTACGGAGATATTCGGCTGTTTCCTCCTCCCCTCACCGGCAATGCCTCTTAAGCCTACAACACTCGGATATCCGGGTCTGGGAATGGATATAGACGTTTTCAATGATGAGGGCAGACCCGTCAGACAGCAGATCGGCTACCTGGTCTGCAAGAAACCCGCCCCTTCAATGACCAGGGGGTTCTGGAAAGACCCCGAGAGATACCTGAAGACATACTGGAGCAGATGGAAGGGGGTGTGGTATCACGGGGACTGGGCCTATATCGATGAGGATGGATTCTGGTTCCTCTTCGGCAGAGCGGATGATGTCATAAAGGTAGCAGGAAAGAGAATGGGCCCTGCAGAAATAGAGACCATCGTCAACTCCCATCCTGCAGTGCAGGAATCCGCCTGTGTTGGCGTACCTCACGAGCTCAAAGGGGAGGTTGTGTGGATATTTGTGACCCTGAAGCCCGGATATAAGCCCGGTGAGGAGCTCGAGAAGGAGTTGACTGAGATGATAATAAAGGAGTTTGGAAAGCCGTTCAAACCGGAGAGAGTCGTCTTCGCTCCAGATCTGCCGAGAACCAGGAGTGGTAAGATCATGAGAAGACTGATAAAGGCTGTTGTTGCCGGAAAGGAACTCGGTGATACATCGGCATTGGAGAATCCTGACTCGCTTGAAAGGATAAAGGAGGTTTTAGACAAAGAGGGGTGA
- a CDS encoding acyl-CoA synthetase, producing the protein MDVNKYVVPENTWPEIIIPDEVKEFIGERKELNLAEEILDRNIKEGRGRKVAVYFEDRRVTYRDIYRMSNRIANFLRSVGVREYDRVGFRTRNMPEAIAVNFGIMKAGAIPVPLNPMWAGKEVSFVSNNAEIKVLFVSGDERVFPAVNEVRDEIKTAKAMVVLDGEREGFIPFSDVLGESAKFDPIPLKIGTPALILYTSGTTGLPKGCVHFVENVISSVYLVGKHVWKLTSEDVVGGPAPVSFAMGYGNGCLIPYFHGAAASIWPRFSVENFFRYVEDHGITVFSSLPTSYRMILADPKLEEYLQKYDISSLRLFTGGGEALGAETARRWKEVFGMDIYESLGATEMLHICIANACAPKPVAGSIGYPVPGYIAKVVDPETGKECQPDEVGSLYIKGPTGIRYWNHPSRNLEEKQMKSVKNGWNVLGDFVRKDENGYIYFVSRDDDLIKSSGYRIGPDEIEQPLNQHPAVLECAVIGVPDPEGLRGQVVKAIVRVKEGYQPDEKLREEILAFLEKHIARYKLPRILEFTDKPLPRTPTGKIIRRLLRQQD; encoded by the coding sequence GTGGACGTAAATAAGTATGTGGTGCCGGAAAATACCTGGCCAGAAATAATAATCCCGGATGAAGTGAAAGAGTTTATCGGAGAGAGGAAAGAGCTCAATCTGGCTGAAGAAATTCTTGACAGAAATATAAAAGAGGGGAGGGGGAGAAAGGTTGCTGTTTACTTTGAGGACAGAAGGGTAACCTACAGAGATATCTACAGGATGAGTAACAGGATAGCGAACTTCCTGAGGTCTGTAGGAGTTCGGGAGTATGACAGAGTGGGTTTCAGAACAAGAAACATGCCGGAAGCAATAGCTGTGAATTTCGGAATAATGAAGGCTGGGGCCATTCCCGTACCATTGAATCCGATGTGGGCTGGTAAGGAAGTCTCGTTTGTTTCGAACAATGCGGAAATCAAGGTTCTGTTTGTCAGCGGTGATGAAAGAGTCTTTCCAGCAGTAAATGAGGTCAGAGACGAAATAAAGACTGCTAAAGCCATGGTTGTGCTTGACGGAGAAAGAGAAGGGTTCATCCCGTTCTCAGACGTTCTCGGGGAGAGCGCAAAATTCGATCCGATTCCGCTTAAAATCGGAACACCGGCTCTGATTCTGTACACATCGGGAACTACCGGCTTGCCGAAGGGATGTGTGCACTTCGTTGAGAACGTTATTTCTTCAGTGTATCTTGTTGGAAAGCACGTCTGGAAGCTCACTTCCGAGGATGTTGTTGGAGGGCCCGCTCCAGTCAGCTTTGCCATGGGGTACGGAAATGGGTGTCTCATACCGTATTTCCACGGTGCTGCAGCCAGTATATGGCCGAGGTTCAGTGTTGAGAACTTTTTCAGGTATGTCGAGGACCACGGCATAACCGTGTTCTCGTCTCTGCCAACATCCTACCGTATGATTCTGGCCGACCCGAAGCTTGAAGAGTATCTGCAGAAGTACGATATAAGCAGTCTCAGACTCTTTACTGGTGGTGGAGAAGCGCTTGGAGCGGAAACTGCACGGAGATGGAAGGAGGTGTTCGGCATGGACATCTACGAATCTCTGGGAGCGACAGAAATGTTACACATCTGCATTGCCAACGCCTGCGCACCAAAGCCAGTGGCGGGAAGCATTGGATATCCAGTGCCAGGATACATTGCAAAGGTGGTCGACCCCGAAACGGGTAAGGAGTGTCAGCCCGATGAGGTGGGGAGTCTGTACATCAAAGGACCTACAGGGATCAGATACTGGAACCATCCATCGAGAAATCTTGAGGAGAAACAGATGAAGAGCGTTAAAAACGGATGGAATGTGCTCGGCGATTTTGTCAGAAAAGACGAGAATGGATACATATACTTTGTCTCACGAGATGATGACCTCATAAAGTCCAGCGGGTACAGAATAGGTCCCGATGAGATCGAGCAGCCTCTGAATCAGCATCCTGCGGTGCTTGAGTGTGCTGTGATAGGCGTTCCCGATCCGGAAGGGCTGAGAGGTCAGGTAGTTAAAGCGATAGTCAGAGTAAAGGAGGGGTATCAACCAGATGAAAAGCTGAGGGAGGAGATACTGGCGTTTTTGGAGAAGCATATTGCCAGATACAAACTTCCCAGGATACTTGAGTTCACCGACAAACCACTGCCAAGAACCCCGACGGGCAAAATTATCAGAAGATTGCTCAGACAGCAAGACTGA
- a CDS encoding MaoC family dehydratase, with amino-acid sequence MEEVVELYRKNGGEVKDFRKFDGTPDIGYRIQYEKKICEVDVQMFGLVSGDLNPVHFDDGVASKTKFGGRVAHGMLTTSLVSAAVARMPGLIVLLETHFRYTAPVRVGDTVRVVGEVVEKENNRYRLDVKCYAGEKVVVEGWVTVLSW; translated from the coding sequence ATGGAGGAAGTTGTTGAGCTTTACAGAAAAAATGGAGGAGAAGTAAAGGATTTTAGAAAGTTTGATGGAACACCGGATATCGGATACAGAATTCAGTACGAGAAGAAAATTTGTGAGGTTGACGTTCAGATGTTCGGACTGGTTTCCGGAGACCTTAATCCCGTGCATTTTGACGACGGGGTTGCGAGCAAAACCAAGTTTGGTGGAAGGGTTGCACACGGAATGCTGACGACAAGTCTGGTTTCTGCGGCCGTGGCCAGAATGCCGGGACTGATAGTTCTGCTCGAGACACACTTCAGGTACACCGCTCCTGTTAGAGTTGGCGATACGGTGAGGGTCGTTGGCGAGGTCGTTGAAAAAGAAAATAACAGATACAGGCTTGATGTTAAGTGTTACGCTGGCGAAAAAGTCGTTGTTGAGGGATGGGTGACAGTTCTATCGTGGTGA
- a CDS encoding CoA transferase — protein sequence MEEKTIVGMALDPQYARYIYQETNPDDVMRKPEAIDDMVVLDMSYGNYAGLFASSILAELGAEVIRIEPPEGDIARKMTPFGIMVKDAGLAYLTEGRNKFHITLNIEKEDGRKLLKRLVKKADVLIESFKPGYMDSLGIGYKQLREINPGLIYCAVNTYGQFGKDAKERVNQPDYDLTDQARGVVMSVTGEPELDPEVPQEYKKPLKHGNWMGWYVGGAWAAFGILLAMFYKRKTGKGQLIDAAPPEGMLAISNYLMQYFHLTKNKMVRAGNFDYAVFPYTYVRCKDGYTFMSGFTDPNWAALCEIMNRPDLQQQFPTIKERLTPENQPKIQHEIEKFTMNYTAAELLEMVTEYSRKPDKKGTVVTGRLNSPKEVLEVEHFRVKRMFVKLKDPHYGEVLVPNSTLRFMSRTPGRVKWVCRPIGADNEYIYGKYLGISGKKLEDLKNKGVV from the coding sequence ATGGAGGAGAAAACTATTGTTGGAATGGCCCTTGATCCTCAGTATGCAAGGTACATCTACCAGGAAACGAATCCTGACGATGTTATGAGGAAGCCTGAGGCTATTGACGATATGGTCGTTCTGGATATGAGCTACGGCAACTATGCCGGACTTTTCGCCTCATCGATTCTTGCGGAGCTTGGGGCAGAGGTGATCAGGATAGAACCCCCGGAGGGAGATATAGCGAGGAAGATGACACCTTTTGGGATTATGGTAAAGGATGCTGGTCTGGCCTATCTGACCGAAGGGAGAAACAAGTTCCACATAACCCTGAACATAGAGAAGGAGGATGGAAGAAAACTCCTGAAAAGGCTCGTAAAAAAGGCAGATGTGCTCATAGAATCGTTCAAGCCGGGATATATGGATTCTCTCGGTATAGGATACAAGCAGCTCAGAGAGATTAACCCCGGCCTGATTTACTGTGCTGTAAACACCTATGGCCAGTTTGGAAAGGACGCAAAAGAGAGGGTAAATCAGCCCGACTACGATCTTACGGATCAGGCGAGGGGAGTTGTGATGTCCGTAACAGGTGAGCCCGAACTCGATCCCGAAGTTCCACAGGAATACAAGAAACCTCTGAAGCACGGAAACTGGATGGGATGGTATGTCGGGGGAGCTTGGGCAGCTTTTGGCATATTGCTGGCGATGTTTTACAAGAGAAAAACTGGAAAAGGGCAGCTCATTGATGCTGCACCACCCGAGGGGATGCTTGCGATATCCAACTACCTGATGCAGTATTTCCACCTCACCAAGAACAAGATGGTGAGGGCAGGAAACTTTGATTACGCCGTCTTTCCATACACGTATGTAAGATGCAAGGATGGTTACACCTTTATGTCTGGATTCACCGATCCAAACTGGGCAGCGCTCTGTGAGATAATGAACCGTCCGGATCTGCAGCAACAATTCCCGACGATTAAGGAAAGGCTCACACCCGAAAACCAGCCGAAGATACAGCACGAGATTGAAAAGTTTACGATGAACTACACTGCGGCGGAACTTCTGGAAATGGTTACAGAATACTCAAGGAAGCCGGATAAGAAGGGAACCGTGGTGACTGGAAGACTCAATTCTCCCAAGGAGGTGCTTGAGGTTGAGCATTTCAGGGTTAAAAGAATGTTCGTAAAACTCAAAGATCCGCATTATGGTGAAGTTCTCGTTCCGAATTCCACCCTTAGATTCATGTCAAGAACGCCCGGTAGGGTGAAATGGGTCTGCAGACCAATTGGTGCTGACAACGAGTATATTTACGGAAAATATCTTGGCATATCCGGTAAAAAGCTTGAAGATCTCAAAAATAAAGGTGTTGTTTAA